A stretch of the Notolabrus celidotus isolate fNotCel1 chromosome 3, fNotCel1.pri, whole genome shotgun sequence genome encodes the following:
- the march7 gene encoding E3 ubiquitin-protein ligase MARCH7, protein MDSRSHRLPFCLSSSRPSYTSSSSVSSSSLGSTRLYSRDSVLNNDRFPRASPAYKSDLDQQNSRLLRSSRDYSSSDSHSTSWKLPSSLTSSSRSYDRPWTESSLSSRSKPSDSEGRLGMRSVLLNPSDDGDTKRAKLSYSNRGLYSRMNSTSASGSTYSSSGLSSSRGTSDSSSDTLDSSWSSYRLLSRPSSSSSNPLLSRRERETKTEPSLSGLGERRNRTSGLSSSLYQTDRMTSTYAQGARPKESAYSSSSSFSSSSPSTIRESSLNRHLSPSSSHRSSSQLRDISNSRVSARYSGTSSTLHSSQEQKGNPESPSSVSSSYSSWYAPPPSRPEATLPPRPAPEGVESEGRSSTRRLLSRLFSRRSSQDSSSGSSSVRSVDDDTPSTGGESVDSDEGARTTGEPDAAGSDANFGSLRNRRADLAPIQENNNVGYQSGLPRSRMASWREPGVGSSNSTSSSGGGGSSYSWLSSSLRSRCPPLLARLRRHREENTHSAAGSEEGYTHPPHLLRRWDDLEHKTSPDDDDEDEEEEEEEEEEEDEEEEEEEEEGAVGVEAFGTGHPCRLESEILPELEDTSVEFSPRRRVGVFENASAPLGPLSAADSQLEGQREKQISTGDQEKLRRIKERLLLEDSDEEEGDLCRICQMGEESSSNPLIQPCRCTGSLQYVHQECIKRWLRSKIGSGTNLEAITTCELCKQKLRLNIDNFDIQELYRTHVQSEYDEFISSGLYLVVLLHFCEQRFSDVLGAVDAAGLFNLVRILHEHMDNLQIPHGESDEELRDNRPSIEFSDLDDDLEEEY, encoded by the exons ATGGACTCCAGATCGCACAGACTTCCTTTTTGTCTGTCCAGCTCGAGGCCGTCTTACACATCCAGCTCATCAGTGTCCTCCTCATCGCTGGGCTCCACCAGGCTGTACAGCAGAGACTCAGTGCTGAATAATGATCGCTTTCCGAGGGCATCACCTGCCTACAAATCAGACCTGGACCAACAG AACTCTCGTCTCCTGAGGTCGTCCAGAGACTACAGCAGCTCTGACAGTCACTCCACCAGCTGGAAGTTGCCCTCCTCTCTGACATCCTCCAGCAGATCTTATGATCGGCCGTGGACTGAATCCTCTCTCAGCAGCAGGAGCAAACCG AGTGATTCTGAGGGGAGGCTGGGGATGCGTTCAGTCCTGTTGAACCCCAGCGATGACGGCGACACTAAGAGGGCCAAACTGTCGTACAGCAACAGAGGACTATACTCCAGGATGAACAGCACCTCGGCCTCAGGATCCACGTACTCCAGCAGTGggctgagcagcagcagag GTACAAGTGATTCATCAAGTGACACGTTAGACTCATCCTGGAGTTCATACCGTTTACTCTCCCGgccttcatcttcatcctccaaTCCGCTGCTGTCCaggagagagcgagagacaAAGACGGAGCCGTCTCTCTCAGGTTTgggggagaggagaaacagaacATCTGGATTATCTTCCTCTTTGT ATCAGACAGACAGGATGACCTCCACGTACGCACAAGGAGCTCGGCCCAAAGAGTCtgcctactcctcctcctcctccttctcctcctcctctccctccaccaTCAGAGAAAGCTCCCTGAATCGCCACCTCTCACCTTCCTCCTCTCACCGCTCGTCCTCTCAGTTACGTGACATCAGCAACAGCAGAGTCTCAGCCCGCTACTCCGGCACGTCATCCACACTCCACTCATCTCAGGAACAGAAAGGAAACCCTGAATCCCCCTCCAGTGTGTCCTCCTCTTACTCCTCCTGGTATGCCCCGCCCCCCTCCCGACCGGAGGCCACGCTCCCTCCGAGACCAGCGCCTGAGGGCGTAGAGTCGGAAGGCCGAAGCTCCACTCGACGTCTTTTGTCGCGTCTCTTTTCGCGGCGCTCCAGTCAGGACTCCTCTAGCGGCTCCTCCAGCGTCCGCTCGGTCGATGACGACACTCCGTCGACCGGAGGAGAGTCCGTGGACAGCGATGAAGGAGCGAGGACGACTGGGGAGCCTGATGCTGCAGGATCAGACGCAAACTTTGGAAGCCTCAGGAACCGTAGAGCAGATCTCGCTCCTATccaagaaaacaacaatgtaGGGTATCAGAGCGGCCTGCCTCGGTCCAGGATGGCGTCATGGCGAGAGCCTGGCGTCGGTAGTAGTAACAGCACCAGCAGCAGCGGCGGAGGAGGCAGCAGCTACTCCtggctctcctcctccctccgcAGCCGCTGCCCTCCTCTCCTCGCTCGCCTCAGGAGACACAGGGAGGAGAACACGCACTCTGCAGCGGGCTCAGAGGAGGGATACACTCATCCACCACATTTACTGAGAAGATGGGACGACCTTGAGCACAAAACATCAccggatgatgatgatgaagatgaagaggaggaggaggaagaagaagaagaggaagatgaggaggaggaagaggaggaggaggaaggagcagTTGGTGTGGAGGCATTTGGAACAGGTCATCCCTGCAGACTTGAGAGTGAGATTCTACCTGAGCTGGAAGACACCTCGGTCGAGTTTTCTCCTCGCCGTAGAGTCGGCGTGTTTGAGAACGCCTCGGCTCCTCTGGGTCCTCTGAGCGCTGCTGACAGCCAGCTGGAGGGGCAGAGGGAGAAGCAGATCTCCACCGGGGATCAGGAGAAGCTGCGCAGGATCAAGGAGAG ACTGCTGCTGGAGGACTCCGACGAGGAGGAAGGCGACCTGTGTCGAATCTGTCAGATGGGAGAGGAGTCTTCCTCCAACCCTCTGATCCAGCCGTGCCGCTGCACAGGAAGTCTACAGTACGTCCACCAGGAGTGCATCAAGAGGTGGCTCCGCTCCAAAATCGGCTCGG GCACAAACCTGGAGGCCATCACGACATGTGAACTCTGCAAACAGAAGCTACGCTTGAATATCGACAACTTTGACATCCAGGAGTTATACCGGACACACGTACAG TCGGAGTACGATGAGTTCATCAGCAGCGGTCTGTATCTGGTTGTGCTGCTGCATTTCTGTGAGCAGAGGTTCTCTGATGTCCTGGGAGCCGTCGATGCAGCCGGG CTGTTCAACCTGGTGAGAATCCTTCATGAACACATGGACAATCTGCAAa TTCCTCACGGAGAGAGCGATGAAGAGCTCAGAGACAACAGACCGTCCATCGAGTTCTCGGACCTGGACGACGATCTGGAAGAGGAGTACTGA